A DNA window from Vigna angularis cultivar LongXiaoDou No.4 chromosome 1, ASM1680809v1, whole genome shotgun sequence contains the following coding sequences:
- the LOC108321723 gene encoding protein PSK SIMULATOR 1 — translation MGGLCSKSAKGDKVFAKADAHSDNHKSDGKNHKSNIMVPGDLTSAGDHGVNRKKQEGAAAAPAGTGSEDFYDGIPRYTDSFPHKSRSVRSRQAVAKVSEVSLRLGRAGIDVLDTLGSSMTNLSGGGFVSGAVMKGNEIGILAFEVANTIVKGFSLMESLSAKSIKHLKEEVLPLGGVQDLVSKDTDELLRIVAADKRDELKIFSDEVIRFGNRSKDPQWHNLDRYFEKISKEHNSPRQSKEEAELLMKQLMTLVQLTAELYHELHALDRFAQDYQHKREEDDNLGAAQNGGGLSILRAELRNQKKQVKHLKKKSLWSRSLEEVMEKLVEMVHFLHLEINSVFGTADDHKPLIQTISNRQRLGPAGLALHYANIVLQIDTLVARSSSMPANTRDALYQSLPPNIKLSFRSKLPSFHVLKELTISDIKQEMEKTLHWLVPIATNTAKAHHGFGWVGEWASTGSELNKKTMKADVMRIETLHHADKDKVENYILELLLWLHRLAVKSKSGIDIGETKSTIKSRVGSTLQTTNQQSPKAIPPLLTSDEQKMLQDVSNKIRKRGMSKSLDFDSLKIGLSDNERLTKSSSYSSTSRSKEFSFNRIVSKLPVIDFVIDKKRALDVIDRLDVDR, via the exons ATGGGGGGGCTTTGTTCAAAGTCTGCCAAAGGTGACAAGGTGTTTGCTAAAGCGGATGCACATTCTGATAACCATAAATCTGATGGCAAGAACCACAAGTCCAACATCATGGTGCCCGGTGATTTGACAAGTGCAGGGGATCATGGAGTGAACAGGAAAAAGCAAGAAGGTGCAGCTGCTGCACCTGCAGGGACCGGTTCTGAAGATTTCTATGATGGAATCCCACGGTATACTGATTCATTTCCCCATAAGTCTAGGTCAGTAAGATCAAGGCAAGCTGTGGCAAAG GTCTCAGAGGTGAGTTTACGCCTGGGCAGAGCTGGTATTGATGTTTTGGACACTCTTGGGAGCAGCATGACAAATTTAAGTGGTGGAGGGTTTGTATCTGGTGCTGTGATGAAGGGGAATGAAATTGGTATTTTAGCATTTGAAGTTGCAAACACGATTGTCAAGGGTTTTAGTCTTATGGAATCTCTTTCAGCAAAAAGTATTAAGCACTTAAAAGAAGAGGTTCTTCCGTTAGGGGGTGTGCAAGATTTAGTGTCAAAGGATACGGATGAACTTCTCAGGATTGTTGCTGCAGATAAGAG gGATGAGTTGAAAATCTTTTCTGATGAGGTAATTCGATTTGGAAATCGTTCAAAGGATCCTCAGTGGCACAACTTGGACCGATACTTTGAGAA AATTAGCAAAGAACATAATTCTCCAAGACAATCAAAGGAGGAGGCTGAATTACTAATGAAACAGTTGATGACTTTGGTTCAGTTGACAGCT GAATTATACCATGAGTTACATGCTTTGGATAGATTTGCACAAGATTATCAGCATAAACGTGAAGAAGACGATAATTTGGGTGCAGCTCAAAATG GTGGTGGCCTTTCAATCTTGAGGGCAGAACTTAGAAATCAAAAGAAGCAAgttaaacatttgaaaaaaaagtcACTCTGGTCCAGAAGTTTGGAGGAG GTTATGGAGAAGCTAGTAGAGATGGTTCATTTTTTGCATTTGGAGATAAACAGTGTCTTTGGCACTGCAG ATGACCACAAACCATTAATTCAAACCATCAGCAATCGCCAAAGACTGGGTCCTGCAGGCCTTGCTTTGCATTATGCTAATATAGTGCTCCAAATTGATACTCTT GTTGCCAGATCCAGTTCTATGCCTGCAAATACAAGGGACGCATTGTATCAGAGCTTGCCTcctaatataaaattatcttttcgTTCCAAATTGCCAAGCTTTCATGTTTTAAAAGAG CTCACCATATCAGATATTAAACAAGAGATGGAGAAAACATTGCATTGGCTGGTTCCAATTGCTACAAACACAGCCAA AGCACATCATGGTTTTGGTTGGGTGGGGGAGTGGGCAAGCACTGG CTCTGAGCTGAATAAGAAGACGATGAAGGCTGATGTGATGAGGATTGAAACGCTTCACCATGCTGATAAAGACAAAGTAGAAAATTATATTCTTGAACTTCTCCTATGGCTTCATCGCTTGGCCGTAAAAAGTAAATCCGGCATTGATATAGGAGAAACCAAGTCTACCATAAAGTCCCGTGTCGGCTCTACCCTGCAAACAACAAATCAGCAATCTCCAAAAGCCATACCACCATTGTTAACAAGTGACGAGCAGAAAATGCTGCAAGATGTTAGTAATAAAATTCGTAAAAGAGGGATGAGTAAAAGCTTGGACTTTGACAGTTTGAAGATTGGATTGTCAGATAATGAAAGACTTACCAAGAGCAGCAGTTATTCATCAACAAGTAGAAGCAAGGAATTTTCTTTTAACAGAATTGTGTCTAAGCTTCCTgttattgattttgttattgACAAAAAGAGAGCATTGGATGTGATTGACAGATTAGATGTGGACAGATAA
- the LOC108345484 gene encoding MACPF domain-containing protein At4g24290, with the protein MLPGRKKGVAAEDAIRVIGLGYDLTNDLRLKFCKNDSRLIAMDDDNLRTVELPPRISIPNVPKSIKCDKGDRMRLCSDVLSFQQMSEQFNQELSLSGKIPTGHFNVAFGFTSVWQKDAADTKTLAFDGVSITLYNIAFERAQLVLQDHVKQAVPSSWDPAALTRFIEKYGTHVIVGVKIGGTDIIYAKQQYSSTVQPAVVQKKLKDMADEFFVGGRVNEKAKDNALGFMDIQAGSYYESEVQDIKFLCKRKGGNGKKSLSHSEWCQTVLSQPDVISMSFVPITSLLGGINGSGYLTHAMNLYLRYKPPIDELHQFLEFQLPRQWAPVFGELALGPERKPQNTASLQFSFLGPKLYVNTTPVDVGNKPVTGLRLYLEGKRSNCLAIHLQHLSSLPKTFQLQDEPNGNASNDSSERKYYEKVQWKSFSHVCTAPVQSDDEHAVVTGAHFEVGDTGLKKVLFLRLHFSKVVHATRVKEPQWDGSPGLTQKSGIISTLISTHFSGPQKPQPPRPSDVNINSALYPGGPPVPTQSPKLLRFVDTTEMTRGPQDFPGYWVVSGARLFVEKGKISLKVKYSLLTVIPDEEVGNF; encoded by the exons ATGCTGCCCGGGAGAAAGAAGGGGGTGGCGGCGGAAGACGCCATAAGGGTCATTGGGTTGGGATACGATCTCACCAACGATCTCAGGCTCAAATTCTGCAAGAATGATTCCAGACTCATCGCTATGGACGATGACAACCTCCGAACTGTGGAACTCCCTCCTCGGATTTCTATCCCTAATGTCCCCAAATCCATCAAGTGTGATAAAGGCGACCGCATGAGACTGTGCTCCGATGTTCTCTCTTTTCAGCAG ATGTCAGAGCAGTTCAACCAGGAGTTGTCTCTGTCTGGTAAGATTCCAACGGGCCATTTCAACGTTGCATTTGGGTTTACATCAGTTTGGCAAAAGGATGCTGCCGATACCAAGACTCTTGCTTTTGATGGTGTATCCATCACACTCTACAACATTGCATTTGAGAGAGCGCAGCTAGTTCTTCAAGATCATGTCAAACAAGCTGTTCCTTCATCCTGGGATCCGGCTGCCTTGACAAG ATTCATCGAGAAGTATGGAACTCATGTTATAGTTGGGGTGAAAATAGGAGGAACTGATATAATCTATGCAAAGCAGCAGTACTCATCTACTGTCCAACCTGCCGTTGTACAGAAAAAGTTGAAGGACATGGCAGATGAATTCTTCGTTGGTGGGAGGGTTAATGAAAAGGCAAAG GACAATGCTCTAGGTTTTATGGATATTCAAGCTGGTTCCTACTATGAATCAGAg GTGCAGGATATCAAGTTCTTGTGCAAGAGGAAAGGTGGAAATGGGAAAAAATCTTTGTCCCATAGTGAGTGGTGTCAAACTGTTTTGTCTCAACCTGATGTGATATCAATGTCATTTGTACCAATTACATCTCTACTTGGTGGAATAAATGGAAGTGGATATTTAACTCATGCGATGAACCTCTATTTACGAT ATAAACCACCAATTGATGAACTGCATCAATTTTTGGAGTTCCAGCTTCCAAGGCAATGGGCCCCTGTATTTGGTGAGCTTGCCCTTGGTCCTGAAAGGAAGCCTCAAAATACTGCATCTTTACAGTTCAGTTTCCTGGGTCCTAAGCTCTATGTAAATACAACACCG GTTGATGTGGGAAATAAGCCTGTGACAGGCCTTCGATTGTATTTGGAAGGAAAGAGAAGTAACTGCTTGGCAATCCATTTACAGCACCTCTCCTCTCTGCCCAAAACCTTCCAACTCCAGGATGAGCCTAATGGGAATGCATCCAATGACTCTTCAGAACGTAAGTACTATGAGAAAGTTCAGTGGAAGAGTTTCTCTCATGTTTGCACAGCTCCTGTTCAATCAGATGATGAACATGCTGTTGTGACTGGTGCTCACTTCGAAGTTGGAGATACTGGTCTTAAGAAAGTTCTATTTCTAAGACTTCATTTCTCTAAAGTTGTCCATGCAACCAGGGTCAAAGAACCTCAGTGGGATGGTTCTCCTGGCTTGACCCAGAAGTCTGGAATAATCTCAACATTGATCAGCACTCACTTCTCAGGTCCACAAAAGCCACAGCCACCCCGGCCATCTGATGTGAACATCAACTCAGCTTTATATCCTGGGGGGCCTCCTGTGCCTACTCAGTCACCCAAACTTCTAAGGTTTGTTGACACAACTGAAATGACAAGAGGGCCACAAGACTTTCCTGGCTACTGGGTTGTTTCTGGTGCAAGGCTTTTCGTGGAGAAGGGAAAGATATCACTTAAAGTAAAATACTCTCTTTTAACCGTGATACCTGATGAAGAGGTgggaaatttttga
- the LOC108323809 gene encoding MACPF domain-containing protein At4g24290, whose translation MAPKVSSLEAAQKAIDSIGLGFDITQDIGFDNCKKGSRLIFVDEKQSRLLEIPGGGISIPNVPNSIKCVRGESIRVFSEVLPLQQMLEHFNQEMCLGGRTASGHFCASFGLSSRGIKDLTSIKSLAYDGWFIKRYAIELEKYHGELLDHVKEAVPSSWDPEALARFIERFGTHVIVGVSMGGKDVLYLRQEDTSYLGPTSIQKFLKDTADRKFKDSADNHCQASEDFSKEKENLVMIHSRRGGSNQMMYHDEWLGTIDSEPDVISLFLLPLTSLLRSIRGSGFVSHAINLYLRYKPPIEDLHQFCEFQLPRQWAPVLSEIRLGSRSKHQENTWLRFSILGPKLYVNTIPVDVGNRPVVGLRLQLEGRRSNRLAIHLQHLASLPKSLPLSDNANTYLSCDSYNCSWHKKVKWNSFSYVCTAPVESNDSVSIVTGAQLQVEKKCLLLRLRFSKVIGAILQKIPEWDRSSSLDQFSIKSGGILAFISREGQRGLPKPGDKTISSNTYSSVRPAPVHTPKLQRFVDTTEMMRGPEDTPGYWVVSGAKLSFEHGKIYLRVKYSLLSFVM comes from the exons ATGGCACCGAAAGTTTCGAGCTTGGAAGCAGCCCAGAAAGCCATAGACTCAATTGGGCTGGGTTTTGACATAACACAAGATATAGGTTTTGACAACTGTAAGAAGGGTTCAAGGTTGATATTTGTGGATGAGAAACAGAGCCGTCTTCTTGAGATTCCTGGAGGAGGGATTTCAATTCCAAATGTCCCTAACTCTATCAAATGTGTCAGAGGGGAATCCATTAGAGTCTTCTCAGAAGTGCTACCCTTGCAACAG ATGTTGGAGCACTTCAACCAGGAAATGTGCCTTGGTGGACGAACTGCATCGGGTCATTTCTGTGCTTCATTTGGGTTATCCAGCCGAGGTATAAAGGATTTGACTTCTATCAAGTCTCTTGCTTATGATGGTTGGTTCATCAAACGCTATGCCATTGAATTAGAAAAGTATCATGGTGAACTCCTTGATCATGTCAAAGAAGCAGTGCCATCGTCGTGGGACCCTGAAGCCTTGGCAAG GTTTATAGAACGTTTTGGAACTCATGTCATAGTTGGGGTGAGCATGGGAGGGAAGGATGTTTTATATCTTAGACAAGAGGATACATCATATCTTGGACCTACTAGTATTCAGAAATTTTTGAAGGATACAGCTGACAGGAAGTTCAAGGATTCTGCAGACAATCATTGCCAGGCTTCTGAAGATTTCAGTAAAGAAAAAGAG AATCTCGTTATGATACATAGTAGGAGGGGTGGAAGCAATCAAATGATGTATCATGATGAATGGTTAGGTACTATTGATTCGGAGCCTGACGTGATATCACTGTTCCTTCTCCCTCTGACATCCCTTTTGAGAAGCATCCGTGGAAGTGGATTTGTGAGCCATGCCATAAATCTTTATCTCCGTT ATAAACCTCCAATTGAAGACCTTCATCAGTTTTGTGAGTTTCAGCTACCAAGACAATGGGCACCTGTACTTAGTGAGATTCGCCTTGGTTCTCGTTCGAAGCATCAAGAGAACACCTGGCTTAGATTCAGTATCTTGGGTCCCAAGCTTTACGTAAACACCATTCCA GTAGATGTAGGGAATAGACCAGTAGTTGGGCTAAGATTACAATTGGAAGGTAGAAGAAGCAACCGGTTGGCCATTCACCTGCAGCATCTGGCTTCTCTACCCAAGTCCTTACCACTTTCTGACAACGCAAATACTTACTTATCTTGTGACTCATATAACTGCAGCTGGCATAAGAAAGTTAAATGGAACTCTTTTTCATACGTGTGTACTGCTCCAGTTGAGTCAAATGATAGTGTTTCAATTGTGACAGGAGCTCAGTTACAAGTTGAAAAGAAGTGCCTCCTTCTGAGGCTGCGTTTCTCCAAAGTAATTGGTGCCATTCTGCAGAAGATACCTGAATGGGATCGATCCTCCAGTCTTGACCAGTTTAGCATAAAGTCTGGGGGCATCTTAGCATTCATTTCCAGAGAGGGACAGAGGGGCCTTCCAAAGCCAGGTGATAAAACCATTAGTTCCAATACATATTCTTCTGTACGCCCTGCACCAGTTCACACACCAAAGCTTCAAAGGTTTGTTGACACAACCGAAATGATGAGAGGACCTGAAGATACTCCTGGATATTGGGTTGTGTCTGGGGCAAAGCTTTCATTTGAGCATGGCAAAATATATCTCCGTGTTAAATATTCACTGTTATCGTTTGTTATGTAA